The Thermococcus sp. M39 genome window below encodes:
- a CDS encoding DUF131 domain-containing protein encodes MKGELLIIAGIAMIFVGFLLVFIGTLMAATGGEAEVESGGVIMIGPIPIVFGTQRGATLAMILAIILMLLWIFMALLSRRV; translated from the coding sequence ATGAAAGGAGAGCTTCTAATAATAGCCGGAATAGCGATGATATTCGTAGGATTCCTCCTGGTGTTCATAGGAACCTTAATGGCAGCAACAGGCGGAGAGGCTGAAGTTGAAAGTGGCGGAGTCATAATGATAGGGCCAATCCCAATAGTCTTTGGAACTCAGAGAGGTGCAACTTTAGCCATGATCCTTGCAATAATCCTAATGCTCCTCTGGATTTTCATGGCTCTGCTGAGCAGGAGGGTCTAA
- a CDS encoding HAD family hydrolase, producing the protein MLVMVDLDDTLCNTWEAGKYTILRLLPHLIRKRKFKAMFYILTARYRELEQSRELLVLDLDKMLQKIMERVYQKIKDKDLEEMVELVDRTFFSNLKLFPDAKPFLEELKRMGAKIVLVTDSSTYWQRKKLEYLGIKDYFDGIIISGETGHSKLDPHNFLLARRMFPNEDEVYMVGDRDDTDMKGGKAVGATTILVKRGYFKGKRVKYADYVVKDLTEALEVIKHEHEKRT; encoded by the coding sequence ATGCTGGTAATGGTTGACCTTGATGATACTCTCTGCAACACTTGGGAAGCTGGGAAATATACCATCTTGAGGCTTCTTCCCCACCTTATTAGAAAACGAAAATTCAAAGCAATGTTCTACATCTTAACTGCCCGTTATAGAGAGCTGGAGCAGTCAAGAGAACTTTTAGTTTTGGATTTGGATAAAATGCTTCAGAAGATTATGGAGAGAGTTTACCAGAAGATAAAAGATAAGGATTTGGAAGAAATGGTCGAGCTAGTTGATAGAACATTTTTCTCAAACCTCAAGCTCTTTCCCGATGCTAAACCTTTCTTGGAAGAGCTGAAAAGAATGGGTGCAAAAATAGTTCTTGTAACTGATTCATCAACATACTGGCAAAGGAAAAAGCTCGAGTATCTTGGCATAAAAGATTACTTTGATGGAATAATAATCAGCGGGGAAACAGGACACAGCAAACTTGACCCCCACAACTTCTTACTTGCGAGAAGGATGTTTCCAAATGAGGATGAAGTTTACATGGTTGGAGATAGAGATGACACTGATATGAAAGGAGGCAAAGCCGTTGGAGCAACGACGATACTAGTGAAGAGAGGCTATTTCAAAGGCAAGCGAGTGAAATATGCAGATTATGTTGTTAAAGATTTAACTGAGGCACTAGAGGTGATTAAGCATGAGCATGAAAAGCGAACTTAA
- a CDS encoding diacylglycerol/polyprenol kinase family protein, translating into MSMKSELKRKALHLTGLTVPLAYLIFGREVTLTFVATTLVLFLILEPFRIVEHLRDRVKEKLGFYVDKEIIEKVEKEIEIITREHEKRSIGAHIYFTLAALIIVYFFPEDIAIGSIAVATLGDAIAAIIGKPFGKHRFKNGKSIEGSLAYFLTALLILIPLIDIPHAIIGALAGTLAEFYELPPDDNFSNQLAVAITLYVFRKFAL; encoded by the coding sequence ATGAGCATGAAAAGCGAACTTAAAAGAAAGGCACTTCATCTTACAGGTTTAACAGTTCCGCTAGCCTATCTTATTTTTGGACGAGAGGTTACACTCACTTTTGTTGCTACAACTCTTGTGCTTTTCTTAATTCTTGAACCTTTCAGGATAGTCGAACATCTTAGAGACAGAGTTAAAGAAAAGCTTGGTTTCTATGTTGATAAGGAAATTATCGAAAAGGTTGAGAAGGAAATAGAGATAATAACAAGAGAACACGAAAAAAGGAGCATTGGAGCTCACATCTATTTCACCCTAGCGGCACTTATAATTGTTTACTTCTTCCCAGAAGATATTGCCATTGGTTCAATTGCTGTTGCAACTTTGGGAGATGCTATTGCAGCTATAATTGGGAAGCCTTTTGGAAAGCACCGCTTTAAGAATGGTAAAAGCATTGAAGGAAGCTTAGCTTACTTCCTAACCGCTCTTCTGATTTTAATTCCTCTAATAGATATCCCTCACGCAATAATTGGAGCATTAGCTGGAACTCTGGCAGAATTTTATGAATTGCCACCAGATGATAATTTTTCAAATCAATTAGCAGTTGCCATAACGCTTTATGTCTTTAGAAAATTTGCTCTTTAA